In a single window of the Desulfocurvibacter africanus subsp. africanus DSM 2603 genome:
- a CDS encoding riboflavin synthase, which produces MFTGLIQGLGRIEAVENRGAESRLRVAPRFALTDVRIGESIAVNGACLTVETWNGSAFTAYASAETMHRTNLGKLRPGSNVNLERALAFGDRLGGHLVSGHVDCLAEVESVSPAGESKKYVLRFPAEYGPTVIEKGSVALDGISLTINECGPDFLSVNIIPETQGQTTILDWAPGRAVNMETDLIGKYVQRMIEPYVSGQGQGAAKPSSINEEFLRRHGF; this is translated from the coding sequence ATGTTCACCGGACTCATTCAAGGCCTGGGCCGTATCGAGGCCGTCGAGAACCGCGGGGCCGAATCGCGTTTGCGCGTCGCGCCGCGCTTTGCGCTGACCGACGTACGCATCGGCGAGTCCATCGCGGTCAATGGCGCATGCCTGACCGTGGAGACGTGGAACGGCTCGGCGTTCACGGCCTATGCTTCGGCCGAGACCATGCACCGCACCAATCTCGGGAAACTGCGGCCCGGCTCGAACGTCAACCTGGAGCGCGCCCTGGCCTTCGGCGACCGCTTGGGCGGCCATCTGGTCAGCGGCCACGTGGACTGCCTGGCCGAGGTCGAATCGGTCTCCCCGGCCGGCGAGTCGAAAAAGTACGTTCTGCGGTTCCCGGCCGAGTACGGACCGACGGTTATCGAAAAAGGTTCCGTGGCTCTGGACGGCATCAGCCTGACGATCAACGAATGCGGCCCGGATTTCCTCAGCGTGAACATCATCCCCGAAACTCAGGGCCAAACGACCATCCTGGACTGGGCTCCAGGGCGGGCCGTTAACATGGAAACCGACCTCATCGGCAAGTACGTGCAGCGCATGATCGAGCCGTACGTTAGCGGCCAGGGTCAGGGCGCGGCCAAGCCCTCAAGCATCAATGAAGAATTCCTGCGCCGGCATGGATTCTGA